The following are encoded in a window of Vigna unguiculata cultivar IT97K-499-35 chromosome 8, ASM411807v1, whole genome shotgun sequence genomic DNA:
- the LOC114194779 gene encoding transcription factor bHLH143-like, with translation MGENCGTWIPELLFDWQSPNLSSFNAAPFGTGKQNGTAAAMNPVANSVSIARDATMPAYVSSGLPHSQLGHSGEPHGWFYCLPRFRQGFTTPARNFTAEEKLPASHAKGFGEEHARVGVSGFPQKQFLVIDQTADQTTLVYSSRFGRPVECLTSWDSKLHGCTNLNNRDELLSLRRDVNHVAGVGPTLDDKVDENQGTDDDIESEMHEDTEEINALLYSDSDGYSTEDDNDDDDDDDDEVTSTGHSPSTMTTHDNREEPGRGIEEVASSFGETKKRKLWDRACDGDTGSSLDGKRPFEVEDDAESRCSSVGNSSRGSGGMGYKKMRKEKIQDVLSILQCMVPGGKGKDAVELLDEAIRCLKSLKLKAIKLGLDAI, from the coding sequence ATGGGAGAAAATTGTGGAACCTGGATTCCGGAGCTGCTTTTTGATTGGCAATCTCCCAATTTGAGCTCCTTCAATGCTGCACCCTTTGGCACGGGGAAGCAAAATGGCACAGCTGCAGCTATGAATCCAGTTGCGAACTCGGTCTCGATCGCAAGAGATGCGACAATGCCAGCATATGTGTCCTCTGGGCTGCCTCATTCGCAGCTGGGACATTCTGGTGAACCTCATGGTTGGTTTTATTGTTTGCCTCGATTTCGGCAGGGATTTACTACACCTGCTCGAAACTTCACTGCAGAGGAAAAACTCCCTGCTAGCCATGCCAAAGGTTTTGGGGAGGAACATGCCCGCGTTGGAGTGTCGGGTTTCCCTCAGAAGCAATTCCTGGTTATCGATCAAACAGCTGATCAAACAACTCTGGTTTACAGTTCAAGGTTTGGTCGGCCTGTTGAGTGCCTCACTTCCTGGGATTCAAAGCTGCATGGCTGTACCAATTTGAACAACAGGGATGAATTGCTATCGTTGAGGAGAGACGTGAATCATGTGGCTGGAGTTGGACCAACTTTGGATGATAAAGTTGATGAAAATCAGGGAACTGATGATGACATTGAAAGTGAGATGCATGAGGACACAGAGGAAATCAATGCATTGCTTTACTCTGACAGTGATGGTTATTCCACTGAGGATGATAATGATGacgacgatgatgatgatgatgaagttACCAGCACAGGACATTCACCCAGTACAATGACCACTCACGATAATCGGGAAGAACCTGGTAGGGGAATTGAAGAAGTTGCTAGCTCCTTTGGAGAAACAAAGAAGCGAAAGCTCTGGGACAGGGCTTGTGATGGTGACACTGGTAGTTCTCTTGATGGAAAAAGACCCTTTGAAGTTGAAGATGATGCAGAATCAAGATGCTCCAGTGTTGGCAACAGTAGTAGAGGGTCAGGTGGAATGGGTTATAAAAAGATGAGAAAAGAGAAGATTCAAGATGTTCTGAGCATTCTGCAGTGCATGGTTCCTGGTGGAAAGGGCAAGGACGCGGTGGAGCTTCTTGATGAAGCCATACGTTGCTTGAAATCATTGAAACTGAAGGCCATAAAGCTTGGACTTGATGCCATATAA